In one Gopherus evgoodei ecotype Sinaloan lineage chromosome 1, rGopEvg1_v1.p, whole genome shotgun sequence genomic region, the following are encoded:
- the LOC115644312 gene encoding olfactory receptor 2G3-like produces MGNQTHIMEFIFLGFSNHPNLQMLFFLVFLVIYMVTLLGNTLILTLTRADPTLHTPMYFFLSNLSFLDICYTSATVPVMLVNFFRHRKTISYAGCMAQLFFLITCAGTECVLLAVMAYDRYVAVCKPLSYPSIMSNRLCVQLAGFSWLCGLVNSLVHTVLTSAIVICKSNQLSHFFCDVPLLLKISCTDTSVNEAVLHLASALIGLSPCLFTVVSYGHIISAILKIQSIKGQFKAFSTCTSHLIVVIIFYSTSNFNYNRPSLGYSLDIDILVSSLYCIVTPMLNPVIYSLRNKEVKGALKKMGRNPAARGNPEICGAGIEI; encoded by the exons ATGGGAAATCAAACACACATAATGGAATTCATTTTCCTGGGCTTTTCAAACCATCCCAACCTTCAGATGTTATTCTTCCTGGTGTTCTTGGTCATCTACATGGTAACCCTCCTGGGGAACACGCTGATCTTAACCCTGACTAGGGCTGATCCAACCCTTCACACAcccatgtatttttttcttagtaATCTGTCCTTCTTAGATATCTGCTACACATCCGCCACAGTGCCAGTCATGTTGGTCAACTTTTTCAGGCACAGGAAAACCATCTCATATGCCGGGTGCATGGCCCAACTATTTTTCCTCATTACGTGCGCTGGTACAGAGTGTGTCCTGTTGGCTGTCATGGCTTATGACCGATATGTAGCTGTCTGCAAGCCCTTGAGCTACCCAAGCATTATGAGCAACAGGCTTTGTGTGCAGCTGGCGGGGTTTTCATGGCTGTGTGGCTTGGTGAATTCCCTGGTGCACACTGTCCTCACATCAGCCATAGTCATATGCAAGTCCAATCAACTCAGCCACTTCTTTTGTGATGTCCCATTGCTGCTGAAGATCTCTTGCACAGACACCTCTGTCAATGAAGCTGTGCTTCATTTGGCTAGTGCCTTGATTGGACTGAGCCCTTGTCTGTTCACTGTGGTCTCCTATGGCCACATCATCAGCGCCATCCTGAAGATCCAGTCGATCAAGGGCCAATTCAAAGCTttctccacctgcacctcccatTTGATTGTGGTCATCATCTTCTACAGTACCTCCAACTTCAATTATAATCGGCCCAGCTTAGGCTACTCTCTGGACATAGACATCTTGGTTTCGTCATTATATTGCATTGTGACTCCCATGTTAAACCCAGTTATCTATAGTCTAAGGAATAAAGAGGTGAAGGGTGCATTGAAAAAAATGGGCAGAAA tccagccgccagggggaaccccgAGATTTGCGGAGCTGGGatagagatttaa